TTTTGGAACAGCCACTACATATGATTGTATCAGTAAAAAAGGTGAATATTTGGGGGGAATTATTCTCCCCGGATTAAAAATCTCTGCTGAAGCATTATATTTAAAAACAGCTAAACTTCCGAAAGTGGAAATAAAAAAACCAACACGTTTAATTGGCAGGAACACAATTGACGGAATAAATTCAGGATTGATATATGGCACGATTTTCCAGACAGAGGGCATTATCGCAGGCCTTAAAAAGGAGTTAAAACCTTCAGGTGATATTAAAGTCATATCTACGGGCGGGTTATCAGGATTAGTATACAAAGATATTAAATGCATTGATGGAAATGATCCTTTTCTCACGTTGAAAGGTATCCGGTTAATATTAGAGAAAAATATGGATAAGTAATTTAATAAGTGATATAATTCCAAAAAAGGAGGACTTATTTTATGGGAGGAGAATTTATTGGCAGGGGGAAGAAGGCCCGCCGTTGTTATGGATTTGATGAAATTGCATTAGTTCCCGGCAGTTTGACAATTAATCCTAATGAAGTCGATATAAGCTGGTCGCTGCGTGATAAAAAATTTTCTACACCTATAATAGCCGCGGCTATGGATGGAGTAGTTGACACAAATTTCGCTGTTCAGATGGGCAAACTTGGAAGTTTCGCTGTTTTAAATTTAGAAGGGATTCAGACGAGATACGAGAATCCTTCTGAAGT
This genomic window from bacterium contains:
- a CDS encoding type III pantothenate kinase → MKYYLGFDIGNTQTVIGIFRDNKLINNWRIDTIKERGADEYISIINGFFRKINISPKEIGAFIICNVVPQTRKTVNDFSLKYLNIRPIEVGVNLNLGIKISIDNPRELGADRIANAVASFEEYKGPVIIIDFGTATTYDCISKKGEYLGGIILPGLKISAEALYLKTAKLPKVEIKKPTRLIGRNTIDGINSGLIYGTIFQTEGIIAGLKKELKPSGDIKVISTGGLSGLVYKDIKCIDGNDPFLTLKGIRLILEKNMDK